Genomic segment of Coffea arabica cultivar ET-39 chromosome 1e, Coffea Arabica ET-39 HiFi, whole genome shotgun sequence:
ATTCCTGTTTCAGCTGGTTTGCGTATCACTATCAAACGATTGGAGGTTATTGACCTCCAGTTATGTGTTTTTCACATGAAAGATTTGATTGGAAGGCCAAATTGGACATTGATAGAGCTCTAGTATAAGCTTGAGGTAATGTCAGAAGCTTCTTAGCCTTCCCTACATAAGCTCTCTTTGTCAAATTATCATAAGCATTTTCCTCTATTGCATCCAAGATCTTGCGGTATATTATCAAGCATGACCAGACCTGCAACAATCAGATCAAGTAATTACTTGCAAGATGACATACTGCGATGATGCAATCTACAATTTGATAATTTTTGTGATAAACTGTTAGTTGATTCATTAATCTTCCTTTTGGATGAGAAAGTTATGCCATCTTTTGCAAGAAATTACCGGCCAACGGCTAGCCTTGTCAAGCTGTGAAGCTCCTTCCTCAGCCTGATTGAAGTAGAACCTTGCGCGTCGAATCTGTTTTTTCATGAACTCTCTCCATCCATCTGTGACCTTTCTTGAGAAGATATCATCATCACATAATCCAAACTGTGCGAGTTCGTCTTGCGGAAGATAAACTCTCCCTCTCTGAGCACTGGCCGGAATAATAAATGATGTTCACCAATCAGAATAAGGAATTTATCAAGAATTGGGGAAGACATACTGTTTTGTAACTGATAAATACTTACTCTTCTCCAACATCTCTGAGTATGTTTGTCAGTTGATTGCCTATGCCCAAAGAAAGTGCTGCATCATAGATGCTTTGAGAAGATAAATGGGATTCTGGTGCAATCCCCATTACTGGGACACTCATTAGACCAACAGTCCCAGCTACACAGTAGCAATACTGGTAGAGCTCCTCAAAATTTGCATACCGACTTTTCCATGTGTCCAGTCTCATTCCCTCTATCATGTCCTTCAAAGGCTGGAAATGGAAAAGAATATATGTTGTTTAACAGGTTAAAGAGAAGTCAAATTGTGTTTTCAGTCTCAATTATTTAGTACCTTGATGTCCAAAGGGAACTTGTATACAGTATCAGTAAGTGCAGCATCCAGCATATCATAGGGGCGTCCATTGAAGATGTCTTCTGTTCTCTCTTCCCATCTATCAAGAGCCTCAGAGCTTAAGTAGACAGCATTGGGGCCATCAACCAGATCATCTGTCCTCCTGCACCAGACTACAGAACAACAATTTCATCgtcagaagaagaagagagcatATATAGGATGTGAATAGATTTGCTTCTGCATTACATGCTACTCAGTACTCAGTGTTTAATCTAATCACTATGCTACTTCCATAATTTTTTTGGACTACCAATATTAAACAAGAGCTCACCATAGATAGCCCATATTGCTTTCTGTCTCTCCTCTGTCATTAGTCTTGTCCCTGCATGAGCAACATATATATGAGGCCTAATTTTCTGAATTGTTCAAGAAGACTATTATCTAGTTAGTTACAACAAAAACATTTTATGCAAGAACTTCGGGAAATGGTCCCCAGTGGTGACAAGGTTGGCATGCCATCAATCCTATGCCAGGGACATCAAGGTAGCAAAGTATGATGAGTTGTGAAAATCTCTACACTGATGCACAAAACAAACGgatacaaatttctttttctcttgtctgCGTTATTTATTTTGTTGTTATTTTCTATGCAGCAATTGATCACAAGCACATTTTGGTAAGGTTCGGATTATGTTAATGACCTCCGGTATGTTATTATcataaagaaattttcaaagagaAGGGATTCCTGAGAGTACCTAAATAGAATGTTTTGGCGTATTCTGCGCAGATTTTCTTGCATCGTTCATATGCTTCTTCAAGAAACATAGGGTGGAACTGAGGTCTTCTGAGAGCATCCTTTCTTGAAAAGCTACTTGTTTGCGATTGCCTCCGGACAATCTCATGTATATGGTGATCACTGTGAGGAATTCCTTGAATTGTCAGTTCTGGAAGGATGCGTTCACCCCTCTTGCGATCAGCTATCAGCACTTCTGCTCTTACGGTTCCTTTTCTGTATCTGTAGGGCAAGAAATTGCCATTGCCACCTTTTACAGAAGGTTTAGccggaaaagaaaatgatgcaGCACACATTTTGGCAAGTTCAACGGTTTGTCTGTCTTTATGGAACTCCCAATCTCAACAACTAAAGAGGAGTTTCTTTTGTGCTTTCTCTCTTCACACTTACAGGCAAATCATTTAAAGGTTATCGACTACTTTAAACGTGTCTACTTTCGAGTTTCATGCTTAGATGATTCAATAAAGACATGGATATGTATGAACAAAATTGGAAGACTTTCATGCATGGAGTATGGTTTAAAACATGCCTGATGTCACATGCAAAAATTTCTCTGCAGTTTATGAAGGTTGTTATGGTGGTTCGCAAAACTACGTACCAGTACTAGAACTCGATTTGATCAgtcatcagaaaaaaaaaatttgctactGATAGTGATTGGTGGTTTTCATGGAAACTGCTTGGGTGATAATTAGGCTGATGGTGCATgtagttttgaatcaatataAAGACTTCAAGATGGTACAAATGCGATAGCATTGGATTGGAGCATCATTTTATGCACAAAAAAGGTTCGGAGTTGCTTAGGTGATAATTGTTTTCAGTGTATTCGTCTACTTTTGACTGCTTAAATGAGGATCTTGGCCTTCTTCGATACCTTCCCCAAACAGTTGATCTTCTAGAGTCTCTCTAATCATAGTTTTATGAATGGCTTGTGCTGCCATGTGGAGGTTAATTTCGAAATATACAAACCGAAAGTGACATGACAATGGAGTCATTGTTGGAGTCTTATCGTTTCTCCACACTCTGAATTCGGGATTCTTTTGTTATACGGAGTCATTTGATCTCAACATGATGGATTTTAAATTAAAATGCTTGCAATGAACAGGTTTTTTTCCTAgtaaaaacaaaattagaaagTGACCTGGTGAATGGGATGTTCTTGACAAACTTTAGGTATCTTTTGTCTTGTTTATGTATTTTATAACTTCATAACAGGCAAATGCTATAGTTTTCAGGACTTTTATGCATAAAAATATGTAACAAGAGTGACATATTTGTGGCTCATCTTACTCATTTTCTAATTGTTGTATCTTATCACTTAGGCCGCCTTGTGGGAGATTACACAAGCAGGGAAAACGAAAGTTGATAGATACTGTATTTGAGAAAAATGCAGCTTTGGTATCCAAACTTTGACAGATGAATAGTTTTAGTCTCCAAATTTGGACGAAAACAAATCTGGTACTTAAACTTTCAACTTTTAAGCACATTTAGTATTCTTGATAGTTTTTTTCCAAATTGCTTTTAAGCACATGATAGTCATATGTCTAACAACTATTAAtcaaaaattgccaaaaaatgtaaaatatacttttgataaaattattagttCTTAAACTTAGTATTTAGTGTCATAAAGATATTTTActtgataaaattattagttCCTAAACTTAATACTTTGTGTTAAAAAGATATTTACGTGACACTTAGTGTCAAaagaaatttttacattttttttggcattttttatataatagtTGCCGGACATATGATTATCATGTAACATTTGTGGTagcaatttgaaaaaaatcCGTCAAGGATACTCAATGTGCTCAATAGTTGAAAAATTGGGTACTATATTtgtttttgttcaaaatttggggattaaaaccCCTCATGTATCAAAATTTGAGTACCAGTACTGCATTTTTCTCTACTGTATTTTTTAGAGACTTTATGTATTTGGTTAGGGGGAAAGATTTCGGTGGGCAATCATCAATCATGGAGTACCACTCTTGATTCAACGCCCCTTTGAAAACGCTTGAGattaagggtccgtttgtttcgggtgaaaatattttcctaatttcccgtgtttggttgcacaaaagttactgaaaacattttcctatgtaaaatattttcactcatcttatggaaaacaacttcccttccaaacttactgaagttgttttccgaaatgcatgcatcccgcctgtagtatgttccaaacttactgaaaacatcttgtagtatgttcttttttttttttagtgtaaacaggaagattcgaacccaagacctcttccttacactccctcccccgtaccacccaacccaacccaaccctccccctagtatattcaaaataaaaaaaaaacctcatcctgctcatcctatgctagtaattaattatgtataataggaacattcttttctagagaaactttcagcagtgagagtgcaagatatatgtcacaataagcattgcatgtgattgattttTAACACTAAATGGctagcaatttgtttattgcttaaggagatattttttattcatatatacatttctccaagattttttaaagttaaacaatgagataaattttcttattttgcatgggaagaagtatgtagttataatgtgtagaaagtaaagatagagataaaagtgaaattatttcaaaagttaaacaaacaccagaaaaatgaagtaagaaaatattttcaataatctaaccaaacacctgaaaatgatgaaagggaaataattttcatggaaaattacttccacggaaaatattttcccaaggaaaacattttacttccaaccaaacagaccctaaaagaaataaatatacaaTTAGGCTCACTAGACCAGAGCATAAATTCAATGTAAAGGATTTCAGAGGATTATAGTGATGAAGAACATGTAGTTTGTTAGTCAAAGGGTGAACACACAAGGGTCTGCTTGGTTTAGTGGTCAAAACACTTCAACTCTGGTCTTTGAGCAAATAATACAGCATCCCATATGGGAGTTCATTAAGGTATGAACCATGTCATCAAATTGGACTACTTCTTTATACTTCCTCTTTGGAAAGTGAATCAAACTCTATTATTTCTCCAAATGAAACAAAACAAGAATGTTCATTTGTATACATATTGCTAATTAGGAATATTCCTCTTTTAAGGGAACAACAAATATGCTTGCACAACCATGCAAAACCTGGCATTAAACAATCAAAATGCTGGACCGTTTGGAATCTGACGATTCATCATGTGGCTTGTTGATTGATGATACCATTGTCTTATGTCAAGATTTCATGTGTTGGGAAGTTTCATGGATTTCTAGGTCATTTAATGTTCCTGCTCATAACTTTGCTAAGTATGCTGTTAATCTTTCAGATTCTTGTATATGGAGAAACTCTCCTCcatcttttatttgttttgcacTTGTTGCAAATTCGATCTcatgattaataaaattattctattttattatcaaaaaaaaaaatcaggtgATGTCGTtcatactcttaatttctcGTCCCTCCTTACTTTCTAATACTCAGAATCAGAAACATAGATTTTATTCATTTCTTAAACTCATAGTTAACACTTAACTCGATTGACAGGGCAAATAGACTAACCAAATTGTTTCCTCTTCTAATACTTAGAATCAGAAACTTAGATTTCATTAGTATCACAAAACCCGTGGTTAACACTTCAGTCGATTGACGACGAACCAAActattttgatatttgaaactaGCATAGCTCGCTAAGAGCTCGTTCTGGTTTAATTGACCAACTAATGAAGTCAAACACAAACAATAGTTAAAGTTTTAAAACTCAATTCAAGTTTATCTTGATTAGaacaaatttgaaattatattttaaaagttCAACTGATTTAAACTCGACTTGATAAAAAGTAGATTAAGTTCAGTGCGATACATAAACAAGGAGTTTAACCGTAATTTTCAAACTCATTAAGCAAGATAAACAACCTCGAGCCTGTCTTGGGTTTGATTAGTTTTGTTTACAGCACAAAGGTTGAATGAAGAGAGAGATTTTTCCTACCTTCCAAAATTGATGCACATACTTCACCCTACCTCAATTTTGATTCTTGTTGCTTTaatttcatttgcacacatattGCTAACGAGGAATATTCCTTCTTAAAGGGAGCAACAAATATGATTGCACAACCATGCAAAACTTGGCACTAAACAATCAGGAGAAACATTCTGattaagggtctgtttggttgttgggaaaatattttccgtggaagtaattttccatgaaaatcatttcacttttatcattttcaggtgttttgttagcttattgaaaatattttcttacttcatttttctggtgtttatttaacttttgaaatgttttcacttttatctctatctttactttctacacattataactacatacttcttcccatgcaaaataagaaaatttatctcattgtttaactttaaaaaatcttggagaaatgtatatatgaataaaaaatatctccttaagcaataaacaaattgatggccatttagtgtcaaatatcaatcacatgcaatgcttattgtgacatatatcttgcactctcactgctgaaagtttatctagaaaagaatgtccctattatacataattaattactagcataggatgagcgtgatgaggtttttttttttttttttttgaatatactagggggagggttgggttgggttgggtttggcggtacgggggagggagtgtaagaaagaggtcttgggttcgagtcctcctgtttacactaaaaaaaaaaaacatactacaagatgttttcagtaagtttggaacatactacaggtgggatgcatgcatttcagaaaacaacttcagtaagtttggaagggaaattgttttccataagatgagtgaaaatattttacataggaaaatgttttcagtaacttttgtgcaaccaaacacgggaaattaggaaaatattttcctggaaaacattttcacccgaaacaaacggaccctaagttaaagttattttctttttccatttttttagggataatttcataaacctccctcAAGGTTTCCAACAATTATTGTGAGCTCCCctcaagtttcaaaaattatacctACCTCCCTCGCTTTTAAGGTTTATGTAACAATATAGATTCAATAGCCTATAATTTTTGAcaaatatcctaaaatacccttcttCTAGAgaacaagacaaaacaaaacaagttTTTAATCTTTAACTTCTTATACGTGGCATACTCACTAAAGCAAATAAAGTCCAGTGACTCCAACTCGTCTCAAAATTTATTACTTGCTAATTCTTGTCTAATGCAACTCACTACCAACACTACCaatactaaaccaaaaatgCCCCTATGTCCCTAAGAATAAATTCATCATTACTCTAGTACTCTTAGAAATAGAGACAAAATTCTACCTTCATAGTAAAACCACATTCAATAggtaaataaaagaaagaaccaATGAGTTTTTTAATTGTTAGACTTTTTTGCTTAACAAATATAATggtcacttttttatcttccaactctcaatttaattttttttatgtatatCACTGCCACCTTTTTCATCTTCCCCTAGTTTGACAATAAAATCCACAGTCTGCACCTTTTTAATTTGGTAACTTTAATTGGCTAACATTTGTAAAGAGTAAAactagtgaaaaaaaaaagaaagggtccaaaatttttataataagaCAAAAAAGTACAGATAAATTTTTGGAGATGGTAAAAAATTGATAGTAGTGTAGTTGGTAACAATGGAGTGCGGTATTTGGTGAGGGAAGGAAGCGGTtgtaggagaaaaagaaaaaagagtatgAAAGACAGATGGAGGGTGGTAGAGACGAAGagatgaaattaaaaaattgatagAGATTGTTCTTTGAGATAAGGAAATGACAAGTAGAATAATAAGAAGTATTTTTCGGTTTTAAATGTCCCTTTATGAATTAACTATTAAGTGGAGGACATTTTAGTCATTTGATTGGACCAAGGGAGATCTATGTAATTATTAAAACCTCGGAGAAGtcgagtgaaattgtcaaaaacctcaatagaggtttctaaaattatccctatttttAAGGGGCCTTGAGCCATCAACCAACTATAAATATGTAACAGGTGATATCATTCATACTTCTAACTTCTCCCGCCCCTTCCCCTTCTAATACTCAGAATCATAAACTTAGGTTctatttgaattgctattttgtgaaatttttttttttataaaaaaaaggcactgtattgatttgatatatatgagttaaaaaaatgattgagaaatatgttcacgaaaaatgtaaaaaatctTTTTAGAAAATTACAATCCTTAATAATGCCTTAGATTTCCTTCATGTTACATATTCAGGGCAAATTTACTAACCAAACTAGTATTTTGGTATCGAAACCTTCCTAACCACCTAAGAGCTCGTTTTACTTTAGTTGGCCAACTAAGcaagttttattattattattattattaactaAGCAAGTTAAATACAAATAATATCTAAAGTTTCAAGCTTGATTTGATTAGAACATAATTTAAAATTGTGTGTTAAAAGTTCAATCTAATCGCACTCAGAATTGATAAAAAATAGATTAACTTCAGTTCCATACATAAACAAG
This window contains:
- the LOC113688174 gene encoding phytoene synthase 2, chloroplastic-like isoform X2 encodes the protein MFLEEAYERCKKICAEYAKTFYLGTRLMTEERQKAIWAIYVWCRRTDDLVDGPNAVYLSSEALDRWEERTEDIFNGRPYDMLDAALTDTVYKFPLDIKPLKDMIEGMRLDTWKSRYANFEELYQYCYCVAGTVGLMSVPVMGIAPESHLSSQSIYDAALSLGIGNQLTNILRDVGEDAQRGRVYLPQDELAQFGLCDDDIFSRKVTDGWREFMKKQIRRARFYFNQAEEGASQLDKASRWPVWSCLIIYRKILDAIEENAYDNLTKRAYVGKAKKLLTLPQAYTRALSMSNLAFQSNLSCEKHITGGQ
- the LOC113688174 gene encoding phytoene synthase 2, chloroplastic-like isoform X1, which codes for MCAASFSFPAKPSVKGGNGNFLPYRYRKGTVRAEVLIADRKRGERILPELTIQGIPHSDHHIHEIVRRQSQTSSFSRKDALRRPQFHPMFLEEAYERCKKICAEYAKTFYLGTRLMTEERQKAIWAIYVWCRRTDDLVDGPNAVYLSSEALDRWEERTEDIFNGRPYDMLDAALTDTVYKFPLDIKPLKDMIEGMRLDTWKSRYANFEELYQYCYCVAGTVGLMSVPVMGIAPESHLSSQSIYDAALSLGIGNQLTNILRDVGEDAQRGRVYLPQDELAQFGLCDDDIFSRKVTDGWREFMKKQIRRARFYFNQAEEGASQLDKASRWPVWSCLIIYRKILDAIEENAYDNLTKRAYVGKAKKLLTLPQAYTRALSMSNLAFQSNLSCEKHITGGQ